The genomic stretch gatccactaatgtccagtagctttatgcaatgtccagaagtgttaagaatgattgtgtcacctctgaacatgtgaatttttattatgcactaaccctctaatgaattgtttcgagtttggtgtggaggaagttttcaaggatcaagagaggagtatgatgcaatatgatcaaggagagtgaaagctctaagcttggggatgccccggtggttcacccctgcatatattaagaagactcaagcgtctaagcttggggatgcccaaggcatccccttcttcatcgacaacattatcgagttcctccccgaaactatatttttattcggccacatcttatgtactttgcttggagcgtcggtttgtttttgttttttgttttgtttgaataaaatggatcctagcattcactttatgggagaaagacacgctccgctgttgcatatggacagatatgtccttaggctctactcatagtattcatggcgaagtttcttcttcgttaaattgttatatggttggaattggaaaatgatacatgtagtaactctaaaatgtcttggataatttgatacttggcaattgttgtgctcatgtttaagctcttgcatcatatactttgcacccattaatgaagaaatacttagagcttgttaatttggtttgcatatttggtttctctagagtctagataacatctagtattgagttttgaacaacaaggaagatggtatggagtcttataatgtttatcatatgtcttttatgtgagttttgctgtaccgttcatccttgtgtttgtttcaaataaccttgctagcctaaaccttgtatcgagagggaatacttctcatgcatccaaaatccttgagccaaccactatgccatttgtgtccaccatacctacctactacatggtatttatccgccattccaaagtaaattgcttgagtgccacctttaaaattccatcattcacctttgcaatatatagctcatgggacaaatagcttaaaaactattgtggtattgaatatgtacttatgcactttatctcttattaagttgcttgttgagcgataaccatgtttctgggacgccatcaactattctttgttggatatcatgtgagttgctatgcatgtccgtcttgtctcgaagcaagagagatctaccaccttcatggttggagcatgcatgttgttagagaagaactttgggccgctaactaaagccatgattcatggtggaagtttcagtttggacacatatcctcaatctcatatgagaataaaaattgttgccacatgcttatgcattaaagaggagtccattatctcgttgtccatgttgtcccggtatggatgtctaagttgagaataatcaaaagcgagaaatccaaaatgcgagctttctccttagacctttgtacaaggcggcatggaggtaccccattgtgacacttggtcaaaacatgtgcattgcaaagatccggtagtccaagttaattaggacaaggtgcgggcactattagtatactatgcatgagacttgcaacttgtaagatataatgtacataactcatatgctttattactaccgttgacaaaattgtttcatgttttcaaaataaaagctctagcacaaatatagcaatcgatgctttcctctttgaaggaccattctctttacttttatgttgagtcagcttcacctatttctctccacctcaagaagcaaacacttgtgtgaaccgtgcactgattcttacatacttgcatattgtacttgttatattactctatgttgacaattatccatgagatatacatgttacaagttgaaggcatccgctgaaacttaatcttcctttgtgttgcttcaatacctttactttgatttattgctttatgagttaactcttatgcaagacttattaatacttgtcttgaagtactattcatgaaaagtctttgctatatgattcacctgtttactcatgtcatcaccattgttatgatcgctgcatccactacatatgtttacaaatagtatgatcaaggttatgatggcatatcacttcgtaaattatctttgttatcgttttacctcgctcgggacgagcgtaactaagcttggggatgcttgatacgtctccgacgtatcgataatttcttatgttctatgccatattattgatgatacctacatgttttatgcacactttatgtcatattcgtgcattttctggaactaacctattaacaagactagttgaatgcccgtgcgttgctacggaaccTAACTTATAGATTATATCAGTCGATCCGTGCAAGAACATAATATGTATCCTCCTCCTAGCTTACCCTCCTTAGTAGTGCATCACACATATAGAGATAGTGAAAGAGCGCCATGGAAAAATGACAATTCAATTCCATTGCGCAGTAAGAAAATTTCAACGTCAAACAGTATGGGTGAGAAGAGCATGCACTGCTCCCTACGCTCACTATAATATGGGAGCTATTGTTGGATACTGAATGATATAGTTTTGTTACTGGAACCTTTGCAATACAAAATGTCAGCGAATATATAAAACAAAATTCCACACATATATCACTTAGTTTGCTCACTTTCACTTAAGATATTCAAATATACAACCCAACACATAAGTGTAACAAACATTTTTCTCTAGGTAAAAAATTCCATTACGATCACATGATTGAACTTCGAAAATTTGGAATGCCATCTCACGAATCATTTTGGCTATGACCCAAGATCATTCTCCAAAAACCAAAACATGGTCAAGTTAGAAACTCTAGAGTTAAAGATGATCATTCTCCAGTCTTCAATAGTCAATACATTTGAGACTATTCGTGACAGATTTTTTATAATAAATTGAATCTGGGCACAACGTTGTCAAAATATGAAAACATTTCTGTAATATCAAAATCTGGGCGCAACATTACTCTTTTTTCTTACCAACATTCCCTGTTGGGACAACTAAATTAGATGCAGATATTGTACCAGTATCACACATATGAACACGAAAAGATGCCCTTCTAATGAAAGGGGGAGGAAATTAAGGCGTTGAACATCAGACGGAAATTTCAAACCCTCGCAACTTGGACTGGTAGGATCTGCAAATATCGTTTTAGTCCAATGCACCATCTTATCTCAATGAACCGTCAAATGacattttttattattttactCATTATGCACACTGTCATAGTTCTAGAGAAAAGGCAATGAGGAATCATCTTTGTTAATCCATCGTAGAAAGACAAAATGTTGTACCAGATCTGAAAAAAAAGACACAACAGTATCATCAGAATAGATACATATATTACCTCGTGTCAGTCCAAGCTCAGTGGCTCATGTTATTCTTTAAGGAAAGACCCACAATAAAAGCAAAGCATAAACTGAAGAATTATAACTACCAATATCAAGATAAGAGCTTCCAATTTTCCATTGTTCTATGATATAGAAACAATTAATCCAGGAACCTCCATTTGCCATTGATACCAAGGTAACGCGACCACCAAAAATATAAGGTATTTGCACTATTTATCTATGAGCATATATGGACTTTGCAGCTTGCAAATTTACATGCTTTGTTATAATTGATCATGCTACTTTTTTATCTGATACAACTAACTTTTTAAGAAAAAAGATACAAGAATTTAATGAAAGATTGGAAAAGTCTCATCTTGAGTAAATACGAGTAAAGTGATGTACCAAGTATAAAAAACCTCAAGTAACGTCAAAGGACTATGCCAAAGTACCACTTCTAACCAAACCAAGATTAATTAGTGGGGAAATTATTCTTGATTAAAGAAAGAAGTGATCACAGCTAAAACATGTCGTAATTCATATAATAACCCATGAAGTAGTACAAACATAAAAGCACACTCGCACCTTGACTGATATAGATTGCCATCTTTCTATGAACTGAACTTAATCAGTTAAAGCAAAAGAACCTAGTTATAAGAGTCAATTTGGAACTGAAGCAATCTACTGGGTTACATACCTTGACTAATGCACACTCCAAAACTGAATTAATTAGCTAGATGAGTCACCAGAGTCCCTCCATCAGAGCCTACGCATCAGTGTGTTCTATTAAATCAAATTGTAAGTCGACCAGGCCTGCCTGCCTGCCGTTCTCGCCACTTCGTCCAGACCAACCTCGGAGTGTGTGAACTCGCAGGCGCGCCTGTAGGCAGAGCCTTCCTTGCCGGGGCACTTCATATCATTGCCGGCGAGCACGTCCACGCACATGCTGCATTGCTCTCAAAACGAATCTGAGAAGGCCATTATAAttagaaaaggaaaatgcatgCATGGGAGGCTATGTTTCCACCTGTAGCAAGGTTTCTGGATGCTCAAAAATATTTAGCACACTTTAGTATATGGAAATATTTTCTAGAAAAATTATGCATGGGGAAACTTATAATTAGTCTAGTGAACTCAGCAGCGAGAACTTCCAGGGTGCCCGCCTTTCCCATGATATCTCCAATGCCTTTCCACGCATCTCCATCCTCGTTGTCTACAAGAAGGTGAGAACAACACGATAAGCTCGCTTGGCCATCATTGCTGCACTCGACTGCTTGCTTAGTCCTCTGAAGTTGAAATGGCTTGGGGGCTGGAACAGAAGAACACAAATAATTTAAAGCCTTGATATAGTGCTGAGGGACTAACAGGAACCTCACCACCGACGATTTTTAGTACTCCAAGATTTAACAAGTTATTTGGCAAAACGGTATGGTTAACATGTAAAACATATACCATCCTTGCAGCAAGGCATCTCCACGCATTGGTAAAAAAAAAGTGAGCCTTAGCACGGCTAGATTAAATTTAATGCTGTACGAAATAAGTAAAATGCAAGGTAGATCATGAAATTAGATATTAGTACATTACCTATAGCTTAAGCAAATCTTAGACAGGGGATGCGCACAGAACATGACGGTAACATTTCATTAAGCAAAAAGTTGGCAACTTGTTTGAAACTGAAATGGGGTTCATTACCAAGCTTTACTCAATCGACCACATATGGACATACACGATACATTCATACCAATACCGCAGTGGAAACTTTAACCCAAAATAATAGATCATCAGAAGAACACAACTTGAGCTTAGAAGATAAAACTTAGTCATGAACTTctatttatgaaataaaactcagCTAGACGCACTGCAAATGTCAAACTGACCTTGGACCTATCAACGCCGCTGAATGGAGCAACATAAACTTGAGCAAAGCCATTGAGACATTTCATCGAACATGTTTTAGGCAGCAAGCACAAGAACACACGCATACATTGTCACCGTATTGTACTTGTGATGACATACTTGTTGCTGCAGATTGGACAGAGATACTTGCAGGATTGGGGTGCCAAAACATCATGAAAGTAGATGGCAAATTAATGAGAGAGAAAGAGGGTATACCTGTGGTGGGCGGTGGGCGGGTGACTACTGCAGCAGCAGCTTACAGTTGCAACTCAGGTGAAGCACATGAGGCAGAGATGTGGTGGTGGGCATCGGGGGGCGCAAGCCACATGTCGGTCTGTCTATGGTACACTGCCGAATTCATCTTCTCCAATATCCAGTCGTGTTGCCTCCTACAAAGGTAAGGACAAAGGACAAATAGGTTAGCCTGTTCTACACACATACAAATCACAATTCAGTAATCCGTAGATCTAGAAATCAGTCACAATGTTGATGCGTTCCTTTTATCTCCCCCTACCAGAGTCTACCACCCCGCGCCTCAAGATCACAACACCACCCCGCGGGATTAGATTGCACAAATAGATCATCAGCTCAGAATCACATTACCTCGATCTAATGATCTGGACGACATGAGATCTAATCGACCAAGATCGTCAGCGTAGGGATATGTCGAGCCCACCAGGCCAGTCCATGATGTACTTGGGGATGATACAGCAGAGGCGGCGTGGGTGGAAGATGTGAAGCACATGAGGCAGAGATGTGGTGGTGAGCTCCTGTTGAGGTCGAAGGGAGGCGGGTGTGGCAGGATCAAGGAGGGCCCGAGCTTGGGGTGTTGGGGTCCAGACAGAATCGTAGTCGGACGCGCTGCGGCAGACTCGAAAGACGGCCGTGGCACTTCAAGTTCTTCACTTGAGCACGTTGCAGCAAATGAAGATTTGATGTTTAGCAGAATGAATCGCATTCTCTTCAGGAAAAGTATATCATTAAACATATCCTCATAAACACATACTGGCGAATCATGATTCTTTTGTCTATTATCACTACATGGGTCCAAGAGGTAGCTGTTTGTTCGAATCATGAACTTGCTCACCAAACCTGTGAAGACCAAAACACCCTAGAATATCTGTTACTATTCATAAAAAATCTTATGTACGCAACTTCTGCACGCTGGTGCATTTTTTTCGTAGCCTTGTTTGCAGGAGATCCCGGTTATGTTAAGTGCTGAAAGTTGAACTACAAGTATGTTTTCAGAACTTACTCAAAGGAAAAGAAGATTGCAACAGATGCCTCCCGCTTGTGAATGAGCGAGCCGAGCGAGTTCCACAGGAAGACTGGAAGAGGCAGTCCACAACGAGAAGGAACGCCATGAAGGAGACGATCCTGGGGTGCGCCAGCACTGGCACCGACAGCGTGGTCTAGATGTACTCGACCCGCTTCTGCGCGAGCCAGTGCAGTGCCTTGACGAGGAGCAGCGCGGCGACCATGACGAGGAAGGCGACGGAGAACTCCTGCCGGAAGATGGTGACGGCGAAGAGCACCTCCACGGCCTCGCGCCACGCCTGCTCGTTGAGCCGCTCGGCCTTGGCCTCCCGGAGCGGGTCGAGGAAGGCGCGCCTGGCCAGCTGTCAAGCGGCGCACATGGCGACGAGGCCCGCGTTGAGGAGCAGCACGAGGCAGGGCTTGGAGGCCGAGAGGTGCGCCATCGCCGGGTAGAACTGGTCCCGCGTGTTGAACGCGTGGTACGCGGCAGCCGTCGTCGCCAGCAGGCTCAACGCCGCGTAGGTCTGTAGCCGGATCAGCTCCGCCGCGAATTCGCTCGACCTGGAACAGAATGCGGGAGTCAGCAGCCCAATCCGCAAGGGCTTTTCCTCGAATTTTGCGGTGAATTGCATCAGACCAAGGAACAATAGTGAGTTCGTCGTCGCTTACCGGTACGAAGATTCCGGGGTGATTGCGCGGGGAGCTGCTGCTGAAGTCGCCGGCgaatcggcggcggcgggggggttTCTGTGGGCCTTTCACTCCGTCGGAGAGCTAGCcactgggggcggcggcggcggaagcctTGTTTCCTCCGGTGGGGTTGGGGACCTGATTGGTTGGATTGGGAAGGAAGGGGACCTGGACGGGGGAGAGGTGCGGGATCACCTCCGGCAAACGCGTGATATCGTAGGCCACATCCATCGGTTTCTCCGATGCTGCTTGGCCGGGACGAGGGACGACATCTAGATGGAGACCtggacgggcggcggcggcgtccgcagGAGAGAGAGTGCACGAGGGATATTGTGGGGTGTCTGCGGACGAGGGATAACCTGAAAAGCAATCGGACGATCCGTACGCACGGCGGAAACTCTGAGATTGATTTAACGGTCCGGATGCttccaatctccttcaccaaacgcgttgtatgacgtacgaccaactggaatataatagtaaagaagatgccgaagtgccagttcctgttttctgctgtttttggtttcagaaatcctagtaacgaaatattctcggaattggacgaaacgaagacccagggccctatttttccacggagcttccggaagaccgaagaacacacgaagtggggccacgaggtggccaaactatagggcggcgcggcccaagccccggccgcgccgacctatagtgtgggcccctcgtgacgccccttgacctcgcccttccgcctacttaaagcctccgtcgcgaaacccccgaggcgaaaaaccacgatacggaaaacctatcgagacgccgtcgccgccgatcccatctcgggggattcggagatctcctccggcacccccgccggagaggggattcatctcccggaggactctacaccgccatggtcgcctccggagtgatgagtgagtagttcacccctcggactatgggtccatagcggtagctagatggttgtcttctcctcattgtgcttcattgttggatcttgtgagctgcctaacatgatcaagatcatctatccgtaattctatatgttgtgtttgtcgggatccgatggatagagaataccatgtcatgttaattatcaagttattatacatgtgttgtttatgatcttgcatgctctccgtttctagtagaggctcggccaagtttttacttttaactccaagagggagtacttatgctcgatagtgggttcatgcccgcattgacactcgggacagtgacgtaaagttctaaggttgtgttgtgctcgttgccactagggataaaacattggcgctatgtccgaggatgtagttgttgattacattacgcaccatacttaatgcaattgtctcgttgtttagcaacttaataccggaggggttcggatgataacctcgaaggtggactttttaggcatagatgcggttggatggcggtctatgtactttgtcgtaatgcccaattaaatctcactatacttatcatgtcatgtatgtgcattgttatgccctctctatttgtcaattgcccgaccgtaatttgttcacccaacatgcttttatcttatgggagagacacctctagtgaactgtggaccccggtccattgtttaatacctgaaatacaaatctcttgcaatacttgtttttaccgttttctctcgcaaacaatcatcttccacacaatacggttaatcctttgttacaagcaagtcaggtgagattgacaacctcactcgtttcgttggggcaaagtactttggttgtgttgtgcgggttccacgttggcgccgaatctccggtgttgcgccgcactacatcccgccgccatcaaccttcaacgtacttcttggctcctcctggttcgataaaccttggtttctttctgagggaaaacttgctgctgtgcgcatcataccttcctcttggggttgcccaacgaacgtgtgaaatacacgccatcaggtcctatcatattttggcaaggtgtcatcttctaaaatattttgtatgtaagtatttgtatggctattatcaatgcaataagaaaaacacccatgcaggacatcatcaatatcaagatcattaatatctaacaaagaaattttccttgataactcttcacaccacaaaaataaagtgagttcatcatgctcgattaggagtaatttcatcatcacaatacaaatttgcagcactcatcgggttcaaattatcattggtggagcattgaaaattaaaatgacccacttcatggcaaacttcacaaataaaaggatagagggcacaaacttttttaccaagatcatctagagccctatcccactttctagttttttcattaatatgatggatacaatatccatctttgatttgattaattccacaaggtctatgcattccacaaaaattaacatgcttataggaaatagcattcttaggagtttgagcatgcttattgcaatcattaacaacaatttcatccttcatgcaagcctctttaaaaggttcatgatacttgtcaaaattctttttaggcaattcaaaatgagaagcaaatgctttataaagatttgcagcaacttgagagtcaagaccataagtagcactcatatctcgaaatttatcagtatccataaaagcttcaatgcattcataatcataatttataccgactcttcacctttgttgttctcccatccttcaacgATTCtcgtcaatccgatcaagaagatcccacctagcttcaacctccttgcttgtgaaagatccctccgaacgagcatccggatagtccttgtgttgtcccgaaagcctcgcaaaaaaattgttaacaataacattactggggagctcatgaatgggacatttgagcattagtgacttcaatctccccacgcttgagaaatactctctccatcacgaggataaaagttataaatgtaattcctatcaatatgcacttcatgaggaggataaaatttagaataaaagagaggtacaatttcctcccaaccaagagaatgactattcttcaacaatttataccaatgcgccgctttaccggacagacgaaaaagagaatagcgtcttcctcacttcatccatagagatacccgcacacttgaataacccgcataattcatgcaaaaacaataaatgatctccaagaTGGAcaagctccatccccttcatagcggttatcaataacacgttcaataattttcatgggtatcttgaaagcaagacttgcagtaggtggatttaaaatatcacaagcatcattagagttatcgcatatgggagataaagcattatcggaacaaattttctcccctaaggatgggaagctaaaaagatcacgtaaactagcttccccaagcttagacttatccatagcattagcagtgattgtgttcata from Lolium rigidum isolate FL_2022 chromosome 4, APGP_CSIRO_Lrig_0.1, whole genome shotgun sequence encodes the following:
- the LOC124708907 gene encoding uncharacterized protein LOC124708907, coding for MAHLSASKFMIRTNSYLLDPCSDNRQKNHDSPVCVYEDMFNDILFLKRMRFILLNIKSSFAATCSSEELEVPRPSFESAAARPTTILSGPQHPKLGPSLILPHPPPFDLNRSSPPHLCLMCFTSSTHAASAVSSPSTSWTGLVGSTYPYADDLGRLDLMSSRSLDRGGNTTGYWRR